Proteins encoded in a region of the Dasypus novemcinctus isolate mDasNov1 chromosome 24, mDasNov1.1.hap2, whole genome shotgun sequence genome:
- the ID1 gene encoding DNA-binding protein inhibitor ID-1, protein MKVASGSAAAAGPSCSLKAGKPAGGAGEVVRCLSEQSVAISRCAGPRLPALLDDQQVNVLLYDMNGCYSRLKELVPTLPQNRKVSKVEILQHVIDYIWDLQLELDSEAAVGAPGGRGLPSRAPLSTLNGEISALAAEAACVPSDDRILCR, encoded by the exons ATGAAGGTGGCCAGTGGcagcgcggcggcggcgggcccCAGCTGCTCTCTGAAGGCGGGCAAgccggcgggcggcgcgggcgaGGTGGTGCGCTGCCTGTCCGAGCAGAGCGTGGCCATCTCGCGCTGCGCGGGCCCGCGCCTGCCCGCCCTGCTCGATGACCAGCAGGTGAACGTGCTGCTTTACGACATGAACGGCTGCTACTCGCGCCTCAAGGAGTTGGTGCCCACCTTGCCCCAGAACCGCAAGGTGAGCAAGGTGGAGATCCTGCAGCACGTCATCGACTACATCTGGGACCTGCAGTTGGAGCTGGACTCGGAAGCCGCCGTCGGGGCCCCCGGAGGCCGGGGGCTGCCGTCCCGGGCTCCGCTCAGCACCCTTAACGGCGAGATCAGCGCCTTGGCAGCGGAG GCTGCATGTGTTCCATCGGACGATCGCATCTTGTGTCGCTGA